In Dehalogenimonas etheniformans, one genomic interval encodes:
- a CDS encoding NfeD family protein, with the protein MNLVGILLIILGIALFIAEFFTSGYALFGAAGLFALILGLILIFDFAVPSWVTVTLFILILVFAATATVLVFRRVAEAQRQKVATGHEELIGKTAEVRSELNPSGTVFIEGEIWSAQIKEGKAAAGDKVIVTGIDGLKLYVSKTVKEEEKCPNQPLTP; encoded by the coding sequence ATGAATTTAGTCGGCATTCTCCTCATAATCTTGGGCATCGCCCTTTTTATCGCTGAGTTTTTTACTTCAGGCTACGCCCTTTTTGGGGCTGCCGGGCTTTTTGCCCTGATCCTGGGGTTGATCCTGATCTTCGATTTTGCCGTTCCATCCTGGGTTACAGTCACATTGTTCATCCTTATCCTTGTTTTTGCCGCCACGGCAACGGTACTCGTTTTCCGCCGGGTAGCGGAAGCCCAACGCCAAAAGGTGGCAACCGGCCACGAGGAACTCATCGGCAAGACGGCTGAGGTGCGATCCGAATTAAATCCATCGGGGACAGTGTTCATTGAAGGCGAAATCTGGTCAGCGCAGATTAAAGAAGGCAAAGCCGCGGCGGGGGACAAGGTGATCGTAACCGGAATCGACGGTTTAAAACTCTACGTTTCCAAAACGGTTAAGGAGGAGGAAAAATGCCCGAATCAACCATTAACGCCCTAA